Proteins co-encoded in one bacterium genomic window:
- a CDS encoding dienelactone hydrolase family protein, whose protein sequence is MRSEIGKNARVDRRRFLGYLIAGALTAVRPPHAWAAAAKTPPPPGSPPDKVGTSGVTVKPDDPAISAGSVEFPGLVSTLQGYLATPAGGETYPAILLLHDASGLSEHMRDVARRFAKIGYVTLAPDLLSRSGGTAKAGTPAQVGDAMARILIPQFIQDANSAVRYLETHPLVAKTRVGMMAFGLGGAFSWFLLADNSDLRAATICYGGVPNLQLVPRISTSVLAIYGDGDGHDADDLKDLDAAMKKSGEPWTYKIEPKAGRGFFDDTRRAYTPEAAKDAWKMSLDWYGSHLTA, encoded by the coding sequence ATGCGCAGTGAGATCGGGAAGAATGCACGGGTGGATCGCCGGCGGTTCCTGGGATACCTGATCGCCGGCGCACTCACCGCGGTGCGGCCGCCGCACGCCTGGGCCGCCGCCGCCAAGACGCCGCCCCCGCCGGGTTCGCCTCCGGACAAAGTCGGCACATCGGGGGTCACGGTCAAGCCGGACGATCCGGCGATCTCCGCCGGCTCGGTCGAGTTCCCCGGACTCGTCTCGACGCTCCAGGGATACCTTGCCACCCCGGCCGGGGGAGAGACGTACCCCGCCATCCTGCTACTGCACGACGCCAGCGGCTTGTCGGAGCATATGCGCGACGTGGCGCGCCGCTTCGCGAAGATCGGCTACGTCACCCTCGCGCCGGACCTCCTGTCGCGGTCCGGCGGCACGGCGAAGGCCGGCACGCCGGCGCAGGTCGGCGACGCGATGGCGAGGATCCTGATCCCGCAGTTCATCCAGGACGCCAACAGCGCCGTACGCTATCTCGAGACGCACCCGCTCGTCGCCAAGACGCGGGTGGGCATGATGGCGTTCGGTCTCGGCGGGGCTTTCTCGTGGTTCCTGCTGGCGGACAATTCAGACCTTCGGGCGGCCACGATTTGCTACGGCGGCGTGCCGAACCTCCAACTGGTGCCCCGCATCAGCACGTCGGTCCTCGCCATTTACGGCGACGGGGACGGCCACGACGCGGACGACCTCAAAGACCTCGACGCGGCGATGAAAAAATCCGGCGAGCCGTGGACGTACAAGATTGAGCCGAAGGCCGGGCGCGGCTTCTTCGACGACACGCGGCGGGCCTATACGCCGGAGGCCGCGAAGGACGCCTGGAAGATGTCGCTCGACTGGTACGGGAGCCACCTGACCGCCTGA